The following nucleotide sequence is from Kineosporia sp. NBRC 101731.
GCTGCCTCGGTCTCTCTCGTTCGTGTGGGGGTGGTAGCCGGCGTGCTGCCGGGGGAAGCAGTGATCGAGCCGGACATCAGACGGACGGTCTCCTGTACGTGCCGGGGGCCCATGGGGCGGCGCTCACGGTACCGAGCCTGCGCGGTGCGCGCGTCACCGGTTCTGGCCCTGGGGCACCGGGGCGGCCACATTGCCGCCGGCCCGCCCGAGCACCTCGGCGAGCACCTCCCGGTCGTCGAACGGGTGCTTGACCCCCGCGATCTCCTGGCCCCGCTCGTGCCCCTTGCCCGCGACCAGCACGATCCCGTCCGGCCCGGCGAGCCGGACGGCGGTCTCGATCGCCTGACGGCGGTCGGCGATCTCGAGCACATCAGGGGTGGCAGAGCCGGTCCCGCTCACCGATCGTGCCCCTTCGAGCACCGATGCGCGGATGTCGGCGGGGACCTCGGACCGGGGGTTGTCGTCGGTGACGACCACCACGTCGGCGTGACGGGCGGCCTCGGCGCCCATCTTCGGGCGCTTGGCGCGGTCGCGGTCGCCACCGGCGCCGAGCACCACCACCAGCGGCCCTCCGGCCGCCCCCAGGGAGGGCCGCAGGGCGCGCAGAGCGGTCGCCACGGCGTCGGGGCTGTGGGCGTAGTCGACAACGGCCAGGGGCTGCCCGGGGGCGCCGCGGGAGATGAGCTCCATCCGGCCCGGCACCGCGGGGGCGTCGGCCAGCCAGCGGGCGGCATCAGCCGGCTCGGTGCCCCCGGCCACCAGCATGAGCAGCGCGAGCACGGTGTTCGCCACGTTGAACTCACCCGGCAGCGGACAGCGGGCGTCCACGCTCACGCCGTCCGGGCCGGTCAGGACGAAGTCGGTGCCCCCGTCGTGCGGGCGGGCGGCGGTCACGCGCCAGTCGGCCTCGTCGATGGCGGTGCCCCCCGTGGTGGGGCTCGCGTCGTCGGTCGCCGTCCAGGGACCCACGGTGGTGAAGGTCACGACCGGGACCCCCGCCTCGCGGGCCAGCCGGCGTCCCCACTCGTCGTCCACGCAGATCACCCCCTGCCGCGAGCGCTCCGGGGAGAACAGCTGCGCCTTCGCGGCGAAGTAGTCGTCCATCGTGGGGTGGAAGTCGAGGTGGTCCTGGCTGAGGTTGGTGAACCCGGCCACGTCGAAGCGGATGCCGTCGACCCGGCCGAGGGTGATCGCGTGGCTGGAGACCTCCATCGAGCAGACGTCCACGCCCCGGGCCACCATCGTCGCCATCAGGGCGGCCAGGTCGGGGGCCTCCGGGGTGGTGCGCACGCTGTCGACCTGCTCGTCGAGGAACCGGGTCGTCACGGTGCCGATCATCCCGGTACGACGCTGCCCGGCCCGCAGCGCGCCGTCCAGCAGGAATGTCGTGGTGGTCTTGCCGTTGGTGCCGGTGACGCCGAACATCAGCATCTTCTCGGCGGGGCGGCCGAACACCCAGGCAGCCAGGTCGCCGAGTACCTGGCGGGGATGGGGAACGATCACCGCCGGCAACCCGGCGGCAGCCGCCAGTTCCGCCCCGT
It contains:
- a CDS encoding UDP-N-acetylmuramoyl-L-alanyl-D-glutamate--2,6-diaminopimelate ligase, producing the protein MPAPLREPAPARSLVDVASVLGTTVPDTARDVVITGVCLDSRAVRPGDLYAALPGARTHGARFAAGAAELGATAVLTDPDGAELAAAAGLPAVIVPHPRQVLGDLAAWVFGRPAEKMLMFGVTGTNGKTTTTFLLDGALRAGQRRTGMIGTVTTRFLDEQVDSVRTTPEAPDLAALMATMVARGVDVCSMEVSSHAITLGRVDGIRFDVAGFTNLSQDHLDFHPTMDDYFAAKAQLFSPERSRQGVICVDDEWGRRLAREAGVPVVTFTTVGPWTATDDASPTTGGTAIDEADWRVTAARPHDGGTDFVLTGPDGVSVDARCPLPGEFNVANTVLALLMLVAGGTEPADAARWLADAPAVPGRMELISRGAPGQPLAVVDYAHSPDAVATALRALRPSLGAAGGPLVVVLGAGGDRDRAKRPKMGAEAARHADVVVVTDDNPRSEVPADIRASVLEGARSVSGTGSATPDVLEIADRRQAIETAVRLAGPDGIVLVAGKGHERGQEIAGVKHPFDDREVLAEVLGRAGGNVAAPVPQGQNR